From a single Collibacillus ludicampi genomic region:
- a CDS encoding class I SAM-dependent methyltransferase — protein sequence MYDKIAPFYNFSNKIYFWLKFGGEANYRNQFLSELEVKEGDKVLEVSCGTGDNFPFLPKNVELHGLDISMGMLKRCQKHLKKWGIDASLYHASAEELPFDNATFDVVYHVGGINFFNNKKQAIEEMIRVAKKGTKIVIVDETEKLAKGTYEKTPLVGRSIKNRDTIHIPIDLIPEGMQDIRVKEVCDGLMYCLSFRIPYEKI from the coding sequence ATGTACGATAAGATTGCTCCTTTTTATAATTTCTCGAACAAAATATACTTTTGGTTGAAGTTTGGCGGGGAGGCTAACTATCGTAATCAGTTTTTAAGTGAATTGGAAGTAAAAGAAGGGGATAAAGTATTAGAAGTCTCTTGTGGTACGGGTGATAACTTTCCTTTTCTACCCAAAAACGTTGAATTGCATGGTTTAGATATTTCAATGGGTATGTTAAAACGTTGTCAAAAACATTTGAAAAAATGGGGAATTGATGCTTCTCTTTATCATGCTTCTGCCGAGGAACTACCTTTTGACAATGCGACGTTTGATGTGGTCTATCATGTAGGAGGGATTAACTTTTTTAATAACAAGAAACAAGCGATAGAAGAAATGATTAGGGTGGCAAAAAAGGGAACAAAGATTGTGATTGTCGATGAAACGGAAAAATTAGCAAAAGGGACTTATGAAAAAACACCGTTAGTAGGCCGTAGCATCAAAAATCGAGATACGATTCATATCCCAATTGACCTTATTCCGGAAGGAATGCAAGACATTCGAGTGAAAGAGGTATGCGATGGACTCATGTACTGTTTAAGTTTTAGAATTCCTTATGAAAAAATTTAA
- a CDS encoding patatin-like phospholipase family protein — protein sequence MKTGLALAGGGVSGFAAIGVIQALEEAGIEITHIAGASSGAVVAALYGYGYTPAELCNLLPQLTWRNLDYDFFSFFSRLFLRKSTWNGWIKGKRLHGWIEELTDGASVSRFRIPCGIIATDLKNGEAVVCTPYALPHQTCLHDIPIATAVQASFSIPFIFQPVPYGSYLLVDGGISCNCPVQIVKNLGATHVITVDTITPFVENRENRFQSSLSILFHVINLNLYQQMKREHKHADIVLHPDVGQVGALSFRQSVHCVEVGYHYTKERLPEIVTKLQMEKKPIEKEAVCTP from the coding sequence ATGAAGACAGGTCTTGCGCTCGCAGGTGGAGGCGTATCGGGGTTTGCGGCGATCGGAGTGATTCAGGCTTTAGAAGAAGCAGGCATTGAAATCACTCATATCGCTGGAGCGAGCTCAGGCGCCGTAGTGGCTGCCTTGTACGGTTATGGTTATACTCCTGCAGAACTATGCAATTTGCTTCCACAATTAACTTGGAGAAATTTGGACTATGATTTCTTTTCATTTTTCTCCCGTTTGTTCTTGCGAAAGAGTACATGGAATGGTTGGATCAAGGGAAAACGGCTTCACGGATGGATCGAGGAATTGACGGACGGCGCTTCCGTTTCCCGTTTTCGCATTCCCTGCGGGATCATCGCCACCGATCTGAAAAACGGGGAAGCGGTCGTTTGCACACCCTATGCTTTACCCCATCAAACCTGTCTCCATGACATACCGATCGCGACAGCCGTACAAGCCAGTTTCTCGATTCCATTCATCTTTCAACCGGTGCCGTATGGTTCCTATCTACTCGTCGACGGGGGAATCAGCTGTAACTGTCCGGTACAGATCGTTAAAAATCTCGGAGCCACTCACGTCATCACGGTGGATACGATCACCCCGTTTGTGGAAAACAGAGAGAATCGGTTTCAATCGAGTCTGTCCATTTTGTTTCATGTGATCAATTTGAATCTTTACCAACAAATGAAACGGGAACATAAACATGCCGACATCGTCTTGCACCCGGATGTCGGTCAAGTCGGTGCGCTTTCATTCCGCCAATCCGTCCATTGTGTAGAGGTAGGATATCATTATACGAAAGAGCGATTGCCTGAAATCGTTACCAAGTTGCAGATGGAGAAGAAGCCCATAGAGAAAGAGGCCGTCTGTACACCGTAA
- a CDS encoding bifunctional homocysteine S-methyltransferase/methylenetetrahydrofolate reductase, whose product METFREYLEHHIVIGDGAMATLLYQHGIPVNSCYEHLNVTRPDVVQQIHRSYLDAGATLLTTNTFGAHRDKLSRYGLTDQLDAINRHGVRLAREVAQGRAYVVGSIGPIRAGRQMYMDEETLRKQFSEQATALLTENPDGLILETFLEAEELFIALDVIRPLTDIPMICQLSIQERDTTLDGYRLDEAFRHLMDAGADVIGLNCRVGPYGILRALEQVHVSEDAILSAFPNAGLPELVDGEYVYQSTPEYFGDSARIFQKNGVRVIGGCCGTTPAHISAIAKAVGGLTPAPIVPSVQQQKETSTIIVEEPPTEETLVDLVKKRHTVIVELDPPKDLNIEPFIEGAKALKQAGADAITLADNSLATTRMSNMALGRLIKEQIQIRPLLHMACRDRNLIGQQSHLMGLYALGLDHVLAVTGDPSRFGDTPGASSVFDHTSFDLIRMIKQLNEGISYSGKPLQRKANFVVGAAFNPNVRHLDAAIRRLEKKVEAGADFIMTQPVYDMNLIEEIYQATKHLPIPIFIGIMPLVSARNAEFLHNEVPGISLPLEVRQRMAAYEGERAREEGIAIASELLEQGMRFFHGIYLMTPFMRYEMTVELCKRAVERAYAAEKM is encoded by the coding sequence ATGGAGACATTTCGTGAATATCTCGAACACCACATCGTGATTGGCGACGGCGCGATGGCGACATTGTTGTATCAACACGGGATTCCAGTAAATTCTTGTTATGAACATTTGAACGTCACGCGTCCCGATGTTGTGCAACAGATTCACCGATCGTATTTGGATGCGGGAGCAACGCTTCTGACGACGAATACGTTCGGCGCGCATCGCGACAAACTGAGCCGTTACGGTCTTACGGATCAGTTGGATGCGATCAATCGGCACGGTGTTCGTCTGGCTAGGGAAGTTGCACAGGGACGCGCTTATGTGGTAGGGAGTATCGGACCGATCCGTGCGGGCCGTCAAATGTATATGGATGAAGAGACGCTTCGCAAACAGTTTTCTGAACAGGCAACAGCACTTCTTACGGAAAATCCGGACGGATTGATCCTCGAAACCTTTTTGGAAGCGGAAGAACTGTTCATCGCGTTGGATGTGATACGTCCCTTAACCGATATTCCGATGATCTGTCAACTGAGCATTCAGGAACGAGACACGACCCTGGACGGATACCGACTTGACGAAGCATTTCGCCATCTCATGGACGCAGGAGCGGATGTCATCGGTTTAAATTGTCGAGTAGGTCCTTATGGGATACTCCGAGCGCTTGAACAGGTGCATGTATCTGAAGATGCGATCCTGTCCGCTTTTCCAAATGCAGGTTTGCCCGAACTTGTCGATGGTGAGTATGTATATCAATCCACTCCGGAGTATTTCGGTGACAGCGCGCGTATATTCCAGAAAAACGGCGTGCGTGTGATTGGTGGTTGTTGCGGAACCACGCCTGCACACATCTCCGCAATTGCCAAGGCGGTGGGGGGATTAACCCCGGCACCTATTGTACCGTCTGTGCAGCAACAAAAGGAGACTTCGACCATCATTGTGGAAGAACCTCCTACTGAGGAAACGCTCGTCGATCTGGTCAAAAAACGCCATACGGTGATCGTCGAATTGGATCCTCCCAAAGATTTGAATATCGAGCCATTTATAGAAGGAGCCAAAGCACTGAAGCAAGCGGGAGCCGATGCTATAACATTGGCCGATAATTCGCTGGCAACCACCAGAATGAGCAACATGGCTCTCGGAAGACTTATCAAGGAACAGATACAGATCCGACCTCTCTTGCATATGGCGTGCCGGGACAGAAACCTGATCGGCCAACAATCCCATTTGATGGGACTTTATGCATTGGGACTGGATCATGTGCTTGCGGTAACCGGCGATCCATCGCGTTTCGGCGATACCCCGGGGGCAAGTTCCGTTTTTGATCATACTTCGTTTGATCTGATTCGCATGATTAAACAATTGAATGAAGGCATCTCTTATTCCGGCAAACCGTTGCAACGAAAAGCGAATTTTGTTGTAGGTGCCGCTTTTAACCCAAACGTCCGCCATCTGGATGCCGCAATCAGACGGCTGGAGAAAAAGGTTGAGGCCGGTGCGGATTTTATCATGACACAACCCGTCTATGATATGAACTTAATTGAGGAGATCTATCAAGCGACCAAGCATCTCCCGATTCCGATCTTCATTGGTATTATGCCGCTCGTCAGTGCACGCAATGCAGAGTTTTTGCATAACGAAGTGCCAGGGATCTCTCTGCCTCTCGAGGTACGTCAGCGCATGGCCGCTTATGAGGGGGAACGTGCACGGGAGGAAGGGATCGCTATCGCTTCCGAGTTATTGGAACAAGGGATGCGATTTTTCCATGGTATCTATTTAATGACTCCCTTCATGCGTTATGAGATGACGGTGGAACTTTGCAAACGGGCGGTTGAAAGAGCATATGCGGCTGAAAAAATGTAG
- a CDS encoding EAL domain-containing protein, whose translation MSSIMWNGFRDFAWKLFNHITDDLHLGVIYIDLMGFSQLERTYGMSSAQKILQLTRHHLQQVTGVFAERNGLKASSYYVWDDCFAVLLTCSQAGRLSALSHLAAKIVYELEQELAKRKRELPIVQELCFRVGIQVFQRGEEEDLEQVSLRFYEAFVRASRQAKQAAGAVPYFDIIEFEQILQEKSVTSLFQPIVDLKDGTVFGWEALSRGPEGSRLHSPARLFATAEKLGQLFVLERICRESGIKSFGKEINKNPLFPPDDRPHLFINVHPQTIHDPNFISGQTMKMVQRNGLQPSQIVIEITEHQAIQDYPTFLESINHYRQQGYRIAIDDTGAGYAGLQTIVELMPDFIKLDMHLVRHVDRDERKRIMGETIVNLANKLGAQVIAEGIETPEELEMMKSLGAHYGQGYLWGKPDSVIDPFCAWTSPAVRLERCSLFQSLKEYHL comes from the coding sequence GTGAGTAGTATCATGTGGAATGGGTTTCGTGATTTCGCCTGGAAATTGTTCAATCATATAACGGATGATTTGCATTTGGGTGTCATCTATATAGATTTAATGGGATTCAGCCAATTGGAACGCACCTATGGCATGTCTTCTGCGCAAAAGATCCTGCAACTGACCAGACATCATCTGCAACAAGTGACTGGAGTGTTTGCCGAACGAAACGGGTTGAAGGCTTCTTCCTATTATGTTTGGGATGATTGTTTCGCTGTTCTTCTTACCTGTTCACAAGCGGGAAGATTGTCCGCGCTTTCTCATCTGGCTGCAAAAATTGTATACGAACTGGAACAAGAATTGGCGAAACGGAAAAGGGAACTTCCAATTGTTCAGGAACTTTGTTTTCGCGTGGGGATACAAGTGTTTCAACGAGGGGAAGAAGAAGACCTGGAACAAGTCTCCTTACGCTTTTATGAAGCATTTGTACGAGCCTCGCGTCAGGCGAAACAAGCGGCCGGCGCTGTTCCTTATTTTGACATAATCGAGTTTGAGCAGATCTTACAGGAGAAGTCAGTCACCTCTCTGTTTCAGCCGATCGTGGATTTGAAAGATGGCACGGTTTTTGGTTGGGAGGCTCTTTCCCGTGGGCCGGAGGGCAGTCGTCTACATTCACCCGCCCGTCTTTTTGCTACGGCTGAAAAGTTAGGGCAGTTATTTGTCCTAGAGCGGATTTGCCGTGAATCGGGAATCAAGTCTTTTGGCAAGGAAATCAATAAAAATCCGCTGTTTCCCCCTGATGACAGGCCTCACCTATTTATAAACGTGCATCCTCAAACGATTCATGATCCTAACTTTATCTCTGGACAAACGATGAAGATGGTACAACGGAACGGTCTTCAGCCTTCACAAATCGTTATCGAGATCACGGAACATCAGGCGATTCAGGACTATCCGACTTTTCTGGAGTCGATCAACCATTACCGTCAACAAGGGTACCGGATCGCTATTGATGATACAGGTGCGGGGTATGCCGGTTTGCAGACGATCGTTGAATTGATGCCTGATTTCATCAAGCTGGATATGCATCTGGTACGCCATGTGGATAGGGACGAGAGAAAGCGGATCATGGGAGAGACCATCGTGAATTTGGCCAATAAACTGGGGGCACAGGTTATTGCAGAGGGGATTGAGACGCCTGAAGAACTGGAGATGATGAAATCGTTGGGAGCCCACTATGGACAAGGGTATCTCTGGGGGAAACCGGATTCGGTCATTGATCCGTTTTGTGCTTGGACAAGCCCAGCTGTTCGTCTGGAAAGGTGCTCTTTGTTTCAGTCTTTAAAGGAATATCATTTGTAA
- a CDS encoding GGDEF domain-containing protein, with the protein MQPGYTVHADERVENLMQMIKSQKSTHHTFVVMERSRPVGIIRSSDMFRILGTRYGVALNYKKRLREVMDPDFLVVDGSTPVEDASRKALARSYKSIYDDIVVTNEGNYAGVLPVYVLFTFMTEWKVREAAQSNPLTGLPGNERIREVLDRKIKSLKPFTMIYTDIDHFKSYNDVYGFKNGDDVLKWISGLLQEPSVPDLFVGHIGGDDFITCLLPDEPISYCQHVISRFEHGKSTFYTEEDAARGVLVSLDRDHQLKKFPLISLSMAIVDIHPSERMNVDEVSVMAAGIKKRAKQIQGSIYYRECLNDCFSEKKTR; encoded by the coding sequence TTGCAACCGGGCTATACCGTCCATGCGGATGAACGGGTTGAAAATCTTATGCAAATGATCAAATCGCAAAAGTCAACTCATCATACATTTGTCGTGATGGAAAGATCTCGTCCCGTGGGTATTATTCGCAGCAGTGACATGTTTCGCATCCTGGGGACACGATACGGGGTCGCTCTGAATTATAAGAAACGTTTGCGTGAAGTGATGGATCCGGATTTTCTTGTCGTAGATGGGTCAACACCGGTTGAAGATGCATCCAGAAAAGCATTGGCACGGTCTTATAAGTCGATCTACGACGACATCGTTGTTACAAATGAAGGGAACTATGCAGGTGTATTGCCCGTTTATGTTTTGTTTACATTTATGACCGAATGGAAAGTGCGGGAAGCCGCCCAAAGTAATCCGTTGACTGGTCTCCCCGGAAATGAACGGATCAGGGAAGTACTGGATCGTAAGATAAAAAGTCTAAAACCTTTCACGATGATTTATACCGATATTGATCATTTTAAGTCGTATAATGATGTATACGGCTTTAAAAACGGGGATGATGTATTGAAATGGATCAGTGGACTTTTACAAGAACCTTCTGTCCCTGATCTTTTTGTTGGACATATTGGCGGGGATGATTTTATTACCTGTCTTTTGCCCGATGAACCCATCTCCTACTGCCAGCATGTCATCAGTCGTTTCGAACATGGCAAAAGCACATTTTACACAGAGGAAGATGCGGCGAGGGGGGTTCTCGTATCTCTCGATCGTGATCACCAATTGAAAAAATTCCCGTTGATTTCCTTGTCGATGGCGATTGTTGATATCCATCCCTCGGAACGTATGAATGTCGATGAAGTTTCAGTAATGGCTGCTGGAATCAAGAAACGGGCCAAACAGATACAAGGTAGTATTTATTATCGGGAATGCTTGAACGATTGCTTTTCAGAAAAGAAGACAAGATAA
- a CDS encoding DeoR/GlpR family DNA-binding transcription regulator, with amino-acid sequence MNDLSNVLFGEERKMMILKYIQQHSRASVQELSRVLNVSESTVRRDLKELEDEKMLHRTHGGAVSLQGVNFEPTFMEKGVKYQREKVAIAKKAAELIDDGDTILLDSGTTTFHLLSELHRFSELTIVTNCPLFVEYIQDRPTIELIVVGGIYRRGTAALVGPITEQLIRSVKVDKAFIGMNGIDLHDGLTTPNIMEASTKRQMIKSAKQVILLTDHSKVGKVSFAKVAEISDIDICVIDNGVPLEFVKGLEEQGVEVHVVDP; translated from the coding sequence GTGAATGATTTGAGTAATGTTTTGTTTGGCGAAGAAAGAAAGATGATGATTCTTAAATACATACAACAGCACTCGAGAGCATCCGTTCAGGAACTGAGTCGGGTTCTTAATGTTTCAGAATCGACTGTGCGAAGAGACCTCAAGGAGTTAGAAGATGAAAAAATGCTTCATAGAACCCATGGGGGAGCCGTTTCTCTTCAGGGTGTAAATTTTGAGCCCACTTTTATGGAAAAGGGCGTTAAGTATCAGAGAGAAAAGGTAGCCATTGCAAAAAAAGCTGCGGAGTTAATTGATGATGGGGATACCATTTTGTTGGATTCCGGTACTACAACGTTTCATCTACTTTCCGAGCTTCATAGATTTTCCGAGCTTACAATTGTTACAAATTGTCCGTTGTTTGTTGAATATATCCAAGATCGCCCTACTATAGAATTGATTGTAGTTGGAGGAATATATAGGAGGGGGACGGCGGCATTAGTGGGTCCCATTACCGAGCAGTTGATTCGCTCTGTCAAAGTGGACAAAGCTTTTATCGGAATGAATGGTATAGATTTGCATGATGGTTTAACAACCCCCAATATTATGGAAGCGTCCACAAAAAGGCAAATGATCAAATCTGCCAAACAGGTAATTCTATTAACTGATCATAGTAAGGTAGGAAAAGTATCGTTCGCTAAGGTTGCCGAAATCAGTGATATTGATATATGTGTTATCGATAACGGAGTGCCTCTAGAATTTGTTAAAGGACTGGAGGAACAAGGTGTAGAGGTCCATGTAGTCGATCCGTAG
- a CDS encoding ABC transporter substrate-binding protein — translation MKKGSKMIACLAMGLTVFALSACGSSGTQQVSNGSGGSSEGQTAKKIKIGLTVGTLSNPFFVSMGKGAEEAAKKYNAEVYTVSADYDLAKQTSQIEDFITKKVDLILLNAVDSKGIAGAVQEAKAAHIPIIALDVAAEGGVDATVTSDNVQAGKIVGEYLVKRLNGKGNIAILDGPPVSAVTDRIQGFEEAIKGTGINVVAKQNGEGNKEKALSVMENILQAKQKGQLDAVFAINDPEGLGAKIAAEQAGRDKDLFIVGVDGSPQATDALKEKKSFAATAAQHPDEMVKTAVDLGVKIIKGEKVDPVVKVPVELVTQDNVNSYRGW, via the coding sequence ATGAAAAAAGGAAGCAAAATGATTGCTTGTTTAGCAATGGGCTTGACAGTATTCGCATTATCGGCTTGCGGAAGTAGCGGAACGCAACAAGTTTCAAACGGAAGTGGGGGCTCATCTGAAGGACAGACCGCGAAGAAGATTAAAATTGGCTTAACGGTCGGCACCCTAAGCAACCCGTTCTTTGTCTCTATGGGAAAAGGGGCGGAAGAGGCAGCCAAGAAATACAATGCCGAAGTGTATACAGTGAGTGCGGATTACGACTTAGCCAAACAAACGTCACAGATCGAAGATTTTATCACCAAAAAAGTGGATCTCATTCTCCTCAATGCCGTTGATTCCAAGGGAATTGCCGGAGCTGTACAGGAAGCAAAAGCTGCCCACATCCCAATAATTGCCCTTGATGTAGCGGCTGAAGGCGGTGTAGATGCTACCGTTACTTCTGATAATGTACAGGCGGGGAAAATTGTGGGTGAATATCTGGTCAAACGATTAAACGGAAAAGGGAACATTGCGATTCTTGACGGTCCTCCTGTAAGCGCTGTCACCGATCGTATACAAGGTTTTGAAGAAGCGATTAAAGGAACGGGAATCAATGTTGTGGCCAAACAGAATGGAGAAGGAAACAAGGAAAAGGCATTAAGTGTGATGGAGAACATTCTGCAAGCCAAGCAAAAAGGACAACTGGATGCCGTGTTTGCCATTAACGACCCGGAGGGACTCGGGGCTAAAATTGCTGCTGAACAAGCCGGACGTGATAAAGATTTGTTTATTGTGGGAGTGGATGGATCTCCCCAGGCTACGGATGCGTTAAAAGAAAAAAAGAGCTTTGCTGCAACGGCTGCTCAACATCCGGATGAAATGGTGAAGACGGCGGTAGATCTTGGGGTGAAAATTATTAAAGGAGAAAAAGTGGATCCGGTGGTGAAGGTACCCGTTGAATTAGTTACCCAAGATAATGTCAACAGCTACAGAGGTTGGTAA
- a CDS encoding sugar ABC transporter ATP-binding protein: MQQQVEHKELDHSTVILRMEGISKQFPGVKALERVQLTLHRGEVHALMGENGAGKSTLMKILCGVHRPDEGTILYKGKPVVWTNPLEARENGISVIHQELNLSPNLTIGENIFMGSKLPRNRLGMVKWNEIFESAAKILKSIGSDLDPRASVSTLSVAQQQMVEIARALSFHAEVLIMDEPTAALTDKEIDKLFSIIKNLKEKGVAIIYISHRMDEIFKISDRCTVFRDGNWVASMPIRETNPEHLVQLMVGRELKDLFQRPKETSVNLKGKTPVLEVKGLTDKKILKNVNLKVYPGEIVGVAGLVGAGRSELVRAIFGVSELIQGEIRIEGKKVAITSPIHAIAQGIALVPESRKEQGLFLDLSVKENLLMAVLQNYRKSGVLQWKKIDQGAEGYIQKLGIKVSSPDQKVVNLSGGNQQKVVLARWLSIQPKVLMLDEPTRGVDVGAKTEIHKIIHELSQTGLGVLVISSELPEILAVSDRILVMHEGRIKAELSSKEATQEKIMYYATGGKA, encoded by the coding sequence ATGCAACAACAAGTGGAGCATAAGGAGCTTGACCATTCAACGGTTATTCTTCGAATGGAAGGGATCAGCAAGCAATTTCCCGGTGTGAAAGCCCTTGAACGCGTACAGCTTACTTTGCATCGAGGGGAAGTACATGCCCTTATGGGGGAAAATGGGGCGGGTAAATCCACGCTCATGAAAATTTTATGCGGTGTTCATCGGCCGGATGAGGGGACGATTCTATACAAGGGTAAACCTGTCGTTTGGACAAACCCGCTGGAAGCCAGAGAAAATGGAATCAGCGTTATTCATCAGGAACTAAATCTATCTCCCAATTTGACCATCGGAGAAAATATCTTTATGGGAAGCAAGCTGCCTCGCAATCGATTGGGGATGGTGAAATGGAATGAAATTTTTGAAAGTGCCGCTAAGATTTTAAAGTCCATTGGCTCAGATCTGGATCCGCGTGCATCGGTATCAACATTGAGTGTAGCTCAACAGCAGATGGTCGAAATTGCCCGTGCCCTCTCTTTTCATGCCGAAGTATTGATCATGGATGAACCGACGGCGGCGTTAACAGATAAGGAAATTGATAAACTCTTCTCGATCATAAAAAATCTCAAAGAAAAGGGAGTTGCGATTATCTATATTTCCCATCGGATGGATGAAATATTTAAAATCTCCGATCGTTGTACGGTTTTTCGGGATGGAAACTGGGTGGCGAGCATGCCGATTCGGGAAACAAATCCTGAGCACTTAGTACAGTTGATGGTGGGTAGAGAATTGAAGGATCTTTTTCAGCGGCCGAAGGAGACGAGTGTAAACCTTAAGGGGAAGACACCCGTCCTTGAGGTAAAGGGACTCACGGACAAGAAAATACTCAAAAATGTAAATCTGAAAGTGTATCCCGGAGAAATCGTCGGGGTTGCCGGCCTCGTTGGAGCAGGAAGGTCGGAATTGGTTCGAGCGATTTTTGGAGTTTCAGAGCTTATTCAAGGGGAGATCAGGATAGAGGGAAAAAAGGTTGCGATCACTTCCCCCATTCACGCGATTGCGCAAGGTATCGCTTTAGTTCCTGAAAGTCGAAAAGAGCAAGGTTTATTTTTGGATCTGTCGGTAAAAGAAAATCTTTTGATGGCTGTGCTCCAAAACTATCGGAAATCGGGGGTCTTGCAGTGGAAGAAAATCGATCAAGGAGCGGAGGGGTATATTCAAAAATTGGGGATCAAAGTATCTTCACCTGATCAAAAAGTGGTCAACCTGAGTGGCGGGAATCAACAGAAGGTCGTTCTCGCTCGTTGGTTATCGATCCAACCCAAAGTTCTGATGCTCGATGAACCTACACGCGGAGTAGATGTGGGGGCAAAGACGGAGATTCATAAAATCATCCATGAATTGTCCCAAACCGGTCTTGGTGTTCTGGTTATTTCGTCGGAACTTCCCGAAATTCTGGCCGTGAGTGATCGAATCCTTGTCATGCATGAGGGAAGGATTAAGGCTGAATTATCAAGCAAGGAAGCAACACAAGAAAAGATTATGTACTATGCAACGGGGGGAAAGGCATGA
- a CDS encoding ABC transporter permease subunit: MFLILALLCIVLSFLSHNFLETTNLLNVLKQISIIAILAAGMTFIILTGGIDLSVGSTLALSGVISVMLIGKGVNSVLGLLIGMGVGIMVGVLNGFLTAKTKLPPFIVTLGSYTYVRGLAYVISGGYPIVLNSQFIKFLGSGNIAGIPTPIYIMILIYGISYFVLKYTMFGRHVYAIGGNEEAARLTGIKVERTLICVYAISGLLSGLAGVVLAGRLFSGQPTAGIGFELDAIAAVILGGTSFTGGVGTIQGTIIGALIMGVLSNGLTLLDVSYYWQLVVKGVVIIIAVLLDYLRK; the protein is encoded by the coding sequence ATGTTCTTGATCTTAGCTCTTCTTTGTATCGTTCTCTCTTTTCTTTCCCACAACTTTTTAGAAACGACCAATCTTTTAAACGTGTTAAAACAAATCTCCATTATTGCCATTTTGGCCGCTGGGATGACGTTCATTATTCTTACGGGAGGGATTGATCTCTCCGTAGGATCGACGTTGGCCTTATCCGGGGTGATTTCAGTCATGCTAATTGGGAAAGGGGTGAATTCAGTTCTCGGACTATTGATAGGAATGGGCGTGGGAATTATGGTCGGAGTCCTGAATGGATTCTTAACGGCAAAAACCAAACTACCCCCTTTTATCGTCACATTAGGGAGTTACACGTATGTTCGCGGATTGGCCTATGTCATTAGCGGAGGATATCCGATTGTATTGAATTCGCAATTTATTAAATTTTTGGGATCAGGGAATATCGCAGGGATTCCAACGCCGATTTACATAATGATCCTGATCTACGGAATTTCCTATTTTGTCTTGAAATACACGATGTTTGGACGTCACGTATATGCGATTGGCGGAAACGAAGAGGCAGCCAGATTAACGGGCATTAAAGTGGAAAGAACGCTCATCTGTGTATATGCGATCAGTGGGTTGCTATCCGGTCTGGCGGGCGTGGTCTTAGCGGGACGTTTATTTTCCGGACAGCCGACAGCCGGAATCGGTTTTGAATTGGATGCCATCGCAGCGGTTATCTTAGGCGGTACGAGTTTTACCGGTGGAGTCGGAACCATTCAAGGAACGATTATTGGGGCACTCATCATGGGAGTATTAAGCAACGGTCTGACCTTATTGGATGTTAGCTATTACTGGCAGTTGGTCGTCAAGGGCGTCGTGATTATTATTGCGGTTCTCCTCGACTATTTACGTAAATAA